The Cellulomonas wangleii genome includes a region encoding these proteins:
- a CDS encoding response regulator transcription factor — protein MVTVAPRVLVVDDETFLADFVATALRYEGFVTRTAGTSAQAVGCVRTFDPDLVVLDVMLPDRSGLETCRELRRLGVDAPVVFLTARDTQDDRIAGLTVGADDYVVKPFSLDELVLRVRAVLRRTGVQTPEDDGDVLRFADLEVDVAAHAARRQGELIDLTPTEFKLLRYLAANAGRVLSKRQILDHVWEYDFNGNDGVVQTYVSYLRRKVDAYSPALIHTIPRVGYVMRTQTGFPRRRERAR, from the coding sequence GTGGTCACCGTCGCGCCCCGTGTCCTCGTCGTCGACGACGAGACGTTCCTCGCGGACTTCGTGGCCACCGCGCTGCGTTACGAGGGCTTCGTCACCCGGACGGCGGGCACCAGCGCGCAGGCGGTGGGGTGCGTGCGGACGTTCGACCCCGACCTCGTCGTGCTCGACGTCATGCTGCCCGACCGCTCGGGCCTCGAGACGTGCCGTGAGCTGCGCCGGCTCGGCGTCGACGCGCCCGTCGTCTTCCTCACCGCACGCGACACGCAGGACGACCGCATCGCCGGGCTCACGGTGGGCGCCGACGACTACGTGGTCAAGCCGTTCAGCCTCGACGAGCTCGTGCTGCGGGTGCGGGCGGTGCTGCGCCGCACGGGCGTCCAGACGCCCGAGGACGACGGCGACGTGCTGCGGTTCGCCGATCTGGAGGTCGACGTCGCGGCCCACGCGGCCCGCCGTCAGGGCGAGCTCATCGACCTGACGCCGACGGAGTTCAAGCTGTTGCGCTACCTCGCGGCGAACGCCGGGCGCGTGCTGTCCAAGCGGCAGATCCTCGACCACGTGTGGGAGTACGACTTCAACGGGAACGACGGCGTCGTGCAGACGTACGTGTCGTACCTGCGCCGCAAGGTGGACGCGTACTCCCCGGCGCTGATCCACACGATCCCGCGCGTGGGCTACGTCATGCGCACGCAGACGGGGTTCCCCCGACGTCGGGAACGCGCCCGGTGA
- a CDS encoding sensor histidine kinase, with the protein MRSLRARLTVLVTSLLAVGLLAALGGTLAAVNDWGGDAGSLPQMQQRVRAAAFTSAGVALVAGALLSWHGVRRALRPLDDIARTAEEIGDERTDRRVGVPDQPAEVARLAASLDAMIDRLDQALDARARSEQRVRDFVADVAHELRTPVTTIRGYAELFRRGARDDPAELARVLERIESEAVRTGDLVDDMVLLARLDQHRRLERDHVDLTLLAHDAVLDARAADPDRKVVVDETGPVVVVGDEPALRQVLANLLTNVTAHTPPGTCASVRVRAADGWAHLEVADDGPGLTAEQRALVFERFYRADPGRSRADGGSGLGLAIVAAIAHAHGGAVAADTPGGGGRGTVMTVTLPGPGTGPHLHRPPVPSGTSDL; encoded by the coding sequence GTGAGGTCGCTGCGGGCGCGGCTCACGGTGCTGGTGACCAGCCTGCTCGCCGTCGGCCTGCTGGCGGCGCTCGGCGGCACGCTCGCTGCCGTGAACGACTGGGGCGGCGACGCCGGGTCGCTGCCCCAGATGCAGCAGCGGGTCCGGGCGGCGGCGTTCACGTCGGCGGGCGTGGCCCTGGTCGCCGGCGCCCTGCTCTCGTGGCACGGGGTGCGGCGCGCGCTGCGGCCCCTGGACGACATCGCCCGCACGGCCGAGGAGATCGGCGACGAGCGCACCGACCGCAGGGTCGGTGTCCCCGACCAGCCCGCGGAGGTCGCGCGGTTGGCCGCGTCGCTGGACGCGATGATCGACCGGCTCGACCAGGCCCTGGACGCGCGCGCCCGCTCCGAGCAGCGCGTCCGGGACTTCGTCGCCGACGTGGCGCACGAGCTGCGCACCCCCGTCACGACGATCCGCGGGTACGCCGAGCTGTTCCGCCGCGGCGCCCGCGACGACCCGGCCGAGCTCGCGCGCGTCCTGGAGCGCATCGAGTCCGAGGCGGTCCGCACGGGCGACCTCGTCGACGACATGGTGCTGCTCGCGCGGCTCGACCAGCACCGCCGGCTCGAGCGCGACCACGTCGACCTGACGCTGCTGGCGCACGACGCCGTCCTCGACGCGCGCGCCGCCGACCCGGACCGGAAGGTCGTCGTCGACGAGACCGGGCCGGTGGTCGTCGTCGGCGACGAGCCGGCCCTGCGCCAGGTGCTGGCGAACCTGCTGACGAACGTCACGGCGCACACCCCGCCCGGCACGTGCGCGTCGGTGCGGGTGCGCGCTGCCGACGGGTGGGCGCACCTCGAGGTCGCCGACGACGGGCCAGGGCTGACGGCCGAGCAGCGCGCGCTCGTGTTCGAGCGCTTCTACCGTGCCGACCCGGGACGCTCCCGGGCCGACGGCGGCTCGGGCCTGGGTCTGGCGATCGTCGCGGCGATCGCGCACGCGCACGGCGGTGCCGTCGCGGCCGACACGCCCGGCGGGGGTGGGCGCGGGACCGTGATGACGGTGACGCTGCCCGGACCGGGGACCGGCCCTCACCTGCACCGACCACCTGTTCCGTCCGGAACGTCCGACCTCTAG